ACAACCACTTTGGCGCTTAACGGTTTTATAACAAAACTATCCGTAAAATTTCCGGCTTGGTCGTAAGCGCGCACGGTTATCTTGTAAGCCCAAAATTGCCCTTTTAAAATATACGGCGTTTCGGCCGTCAGCGGAGAAGCGTCAAACCGTTTGGTGAATAAGGAAAGAATCAGCGGGCTTTCCACGATTTCATATTTGGCTACGCCGGAATCCTTATCAACCGCGAAGAAAGAAACAAAATATTTATTATCTCCTATGGTAGGATGACTGCTTACTAAAGGAATAAAACTTTCCGGAGGAACAGTATCCGGCGGAGGAATATACGCTTCTTTAGGTTCTTCCTCCTGCGCCGGTTTAGGCAAAGCTTTGCTTATGATAAGTTTCAAAATCCCGGAGGTGGCCCCTGCGAGTTCCGTGCCTTTGCCGTCGTTAAGCAATATTTTTATGTCTTTTATGTTTATAGCAGCCTGGCCTTCGGATTTAGCGCGCACTCCGAAAGTTAAAATCGGCCCATTGGATCCGGAAAATCCGCCGGGAATGCCGCCGACAAAAGTAATATTTCCGGAAGAATCTATTTTGGGGCGCTCCACCCATAAAGAAATTATGGAGCTGCCGTATCTTACATCAAGAATTTGGAGGTTGGAAGTTGGAACTTGGATTTTGCCGCTTAAGGTGTTTACGGATTGCCCTTTCGTATCCAGCGACAGCGACACGGAAAAGCTGTCTCCGGCGTTGTATGTTGTTTTTAGACTTTTGAGAATTAAACCTTGCGCTTCTGCGATCAATGGAAATATACTAATAGCCAGCAAAAACACTAATAACCA
This is a stretch of genomic DNA from bacterium. It encodes these proteins:
- a CDS encoding cohesin domain-containing protein — its product is MTGSRHEIPRITNTKLHKNYFIRGCSCYYSWLLVFLLAISIFPLIAEAQGLILKSLKTTYNAGDSFSVSLSLDTKGQSVNTLSGKIQVPTSNLQILDVRYGSSIISLWVERPKIDSSGNITFVGGIPGGFSGSNGPILTFGVRAKSEGQAAINIKDIKILLNDGKGTELAGATSGILKLIISKALPKPAQEEEPKEAYIPPPDTVPPESFIPLVSSHPTIGDNKYFVSFFAVDKDSGVAKYEIVESPLILSLFTKRFDASPLTAETPYILKGQFWAYKITVRAYDQAGNFTDSFVIKPLSAKVVV